The Kribbella sp. HUAS MG21 genome includes the window GTCCCCGTCGACGGTGAAGACCCGGATCGTTGCCTCCTCCGAATCGGTGATGTAGAGCAACGACTCGTCCAGCGAGAACGCCAGCCCGTTCGGCCGGTTGAAGTCGTCGGCCACCCGGCTCAGCACGCCGTCCGGCGAGACGCGGTACACATGGCACCCGCCGGTCTCGATCGCGCCCTTGAACCCCTCGTAGTCGCTGTCGATCCCGTACGCCGGATCGGTGAACCACACGGACCCGTCCCGCTTGACCACCACGTCGTTCGGGCTGTTCAGCCGCTTCCCGTCGTAGGAGTCGGCGAGCACTGTGATCCCGCCGTGGTGCTCGGTCCGCGTCACCCGCCGGTTGCCGTGCTCGCAGCTCACCAGCCGGCCCTCAGTGTCACGGGTGTGGCCGTTGGTGTTGCCGGCCGGCTGCCGGAAGACCGAGACCTGGTACGACGTCTCGTCCCAGCGCAGGATGCGGTCGTTCGGGATGTCGCTCCAGAGCAGGTAGCGGCCCGCGGCGGAGTACACCGGGCCCTCGACCCAGCGGCCGCCCGTCCACAACCGCTCGAGCCGGCTGTCACCGCGGATCCCGGCGAACCGGTCGTCCAGCTTCTCCCACACGGCCGGTGCGGTCCCTGCCAACGGCTCGAGAATTCCCGTCATCACGACTCCTCGCGAACTCGGCTGCAAGCGCTTGCGGCCGAGCCTATGCGGTCCCGCCCGAACCTGCCCGCGGACGCCCGCCGGATGGACCTGTCGGTGCGGGAGGATGGCGCCCGGCGCCGTACGCGGGGGCACTCAGCCGGCGCCGCTGGAGTCAAGTGACCGTGATGTGGAGACATCCCTTTGAAGCTCGACACCGTCCGTGAAGAGAAGGCGATCGAGAACCTGACCAGCAGGCTCACCGAGACCTTCGCCGACATCCATACTCCCGAAGACATCGAAACCGCGATCCGCACCGCCCGCGAGTCCTTCGCCGGCGACCCGGTCCGCGACTACGTCCCGATCCTGATCGAGCGCATCGTCCGCGAGGAGCTCACCCCGAAACCCGACCCGGCAACCGCGACCGAGGGCGAGGCCCGCAAGGCCAAGTGGACCAGACCGGCAGTTGCGCTCGAGGCCGGTAGTGCTGCGGAAGCCGGGACGACCGGCGGCGGAGGTGCCGGCCCGGTCGCGCCCGATGCCGGCCTGGCCGGGTTCCGGCGACGGTTCCCGATCGCGCTCCCGGCGGCCGTCGCGGGTGTGCTCGTGGTGGCGACCGTCGCCACCGTGCTCGTCGTACGCAACGGCAACGACGCCCAGGCGAACTCCGCCCTGACCACTGTCGGCGGCGTGATCGGCTCCGAGAAGCGCGCGTTCTTCGAGGACCCCGATGTCCGCGCCGCGCTCGCGAAACACGGGCTCGAGGTCACGGTCGACACCGCCGGATCGCGCGAGATCGCGACCTCGGTCGACCTCGGCAAGTACGACTTCGCGTTCCCGTCCAGCGCCACCGCGGCCGAGCGGATCCTGCAGCCCGCGGCCGGTCGCCCGGCGGTCAGCGGGAAGAAGTACGCCGCGTTCTCGTCGCCGATGGCGATCGCGACGTACCAGCCGATCGTCGACCTGCTGTCCGCGACCGGCATCGCCCGCAAGGTCAACGGCACCTGGTACTTCGACGTCCGCAAGTACGTCGACCTCGCGAAGGCGAACTGGCGCTGGACGAACATCCGCGGCAACACCAGCTACCCGGTGAACAAGCGGATCCTGATCACCACCACCGACCCGCGCACCTCGAACTCCGCGGCGATGTTCCTCGCGATCGTCAGTTATGTTGCCAACCACAACAGTGTCGTGTCGACCGCGGCGGACGAGCAGAAGGTGCTGCCGCTGGTGGCGCCGCTGTTCGTGAACCAGGGCTACACCGACAACTCCAGCGAGGGCCCGTTCGAGGACTACCTGGCGCTCGGCATGGGCAAGTCGCCGATGGTGAACATCTACGAGGCCCAGTTCGTCGAGGCCGCCGTCGAGAAGAAGCTGAAGCGCGGCATGGTGCTGATGTACCCGTCGCCGACGGTCCAGTCCAAGCACACCCTGGTCGCGCTGAACGCCGGCGGCGAGAAGCTCGGCGAACTCCTCTCCACCGACCCCGAACTCCAGCAACTCGCCGCCCGCCACGGCTTCCGCACCGCCGACGGGTCCCAGTTCGCGAACGTGGTCAACCAGCACGACGTCCCGGTCGCCAAGAACGTGATCGACGTCGCCGACACACCGACGTACGACACCCTCGAACGGCTGCTGGACGCCGTGTCCAAGTCGTACCGCTGACGACGGGCGCCGGGCCCCGTCGGGCCCGGCGCTCCATCAAGTGGACAGCGTGACCACGATGCAGACAGTCCACCGTGATGTGAGGAACGCCCTGTCCTCCTGAACGCCCGCTTGACCCTAGACTCGGGCCAGCCGAAGGGAGTCAGCTGTGTCCGACAGCAAGCAGATCACCAAGGTGCTGGTCGCCAACCGGGGCGAGATCGCCGTCCGGGTCGTCCGGGCCGCCGCCGACGCGGGCCTGGCCAGTGTGGCCCTGTACGCCGACCAGGACCGGGACGCGCTGTTCGTGCGGCTCGCCGACGAGGCGTACGCGCTGGACGGGTCGACACCGGCCGACTCCTACCTGAACATCGCCAAGATCCTCGACGTGGCCGCCCGCTCCGGCGCGGACGCCGTCCACCCGGGGTACGGCTTCCTGGCCGAGAACGCCGAGTTCGCGCAGGCCGTACTGGACGCGGGACTGATCTGGATCGGGCCGCCGCCGTCGGCGATCGACTCGCTCGGCGACAAGGTCAAGGCGCGGCACATCGCCGAGAAGGTCGGCGCCCCGCAGGTGCCCGGTACGCCGGATCCGGTCGCGGACGCGTCCGAGGTGGTGGCGTTCGCGGAGCAGTACGGCCTGCCGATCGCGATCAAGGCGGCGTACGGCGGTGGCGGTCGCGGGATGAAGGTCGCGCGGACGCTGGAGGAAGTACCGGAGCTGTTCGAGTCGGCCGTGCGGGAGGCGACCAGCGCGTTCGGCCGCGGCGAGTGCTTCGTCGAGCGGTACCTGGACAAGCCGCGGCACGTCGAAACCCAGTGCCTGGCCGACGCCCACGGCAACGTCGTCGTGGTGTCGACCCGGGACTGCTCGCTGCAGCGCCGGTACCAGAAGCTCGTCGAGGAGGCCCCGGCGCCCTTCCTGAGCGCTGAGCAGCTGGACATCCTGTACTCGTCGTCCAAGAAGATCCTCCGCGAGGCCGGGTACGTCGGCGCCGGCACCTGCGAGTTCCTGGTCGGCCAGGACGGGATGATCTCGTTCCTCGAGGTGAACACCCGGCTGCAGGTCGAGCACCCCGTCTCCGAGGAGGTCACCGGCCTCGACCTGGTCCGGGAGATGTTCCGGATCGCCCAGGGCGAGGAGCTCGGGTACGACGACCCGGCCGTGTCCGGGCACTCGATCGAGTTCCGGATCAACGCCGAGGACGGCGGCCGCGGGTTCCTGCCCGCGCCCGGCACGCTGACCCGCTGGCACGCGCCGTCCGGTCCCGGGGTGCGCGTCGACGGCGGGTACGACCAGGGCGAGACCGTGCCGGGTGCGTTCGACTCGCTGGTCGCGAAGCTGATCGTGACCGGCCGCGACCGGACACAGGCGCTGGAGCGGTCGCGGCGGGCGCTGAAGGAGTTCGTCGTCGAGGGCATGCCGACGGTGATCCCGTTCCACGCGTCGGTCGTCTCCGACCCGGCGTTCGTCGGGACCGACGGTTTCAAGGTCCACACCCGCTGGATCGAGACGGAGTACGACAACCAGCTCACCCCGTACGAAGGCCCGACCGCCGAGGCGCCCGCGGAAACCGAACGGGAGAAGGTCACCGTCGAGGTCGGCGGCAAGCGACTCGAGGTCGTCCTCCCCGCCGGCCTGGGCGGAATCGCATCCGCCGGCGCCGCAGCCGGCAGCGCGAAGAAGAAGCCGTCCCGCAGGGCAGGCGGTACGAAGAGCTCGGCGGCCTCCGGCGACTCGCTGACGTCCCCCATGCAAGGCACGATCGTGAAGATCGCCGTCGAGGAAGGCGCCACGGTCGCCGAGGGCGACCTGATCGTCGTCCTGGAAGCGATGAAGATGGAGCAACCCCTCAACGCGCACAAATCCGGCACCATCACCGGCCTGACCGCCGAGGTAGGCGCCACCGTCACCGCCGGCGCCGCCATCTGCGAAATCAAGGACTGACCTGGTGAACCCCGCGGCCCCGACGAGCCCCGCGAACCCGGGCCCGGCAGACCCGCTGGGCCCGGCAAACCCGGCGCCGTCGGGCCCGGTGAACCCTGTCCCTGCGGACCCGGCGACAGACCCAGGCTCAGCGGACCCGGTGAACTCGGTTCCCGCGGACCCGGTGGACTCAACGGACCCGGCGAGCTCAGCGGGCCCGACGAACCCGGCAGCCCCGGTGAAGTCAGCGGACCCGGTGAACTCGGTTCCCGCGGACCCGGTGGACTCAACGGACCCGGCGAGCTCAGCGGGCCCGACGAACCCGGCAGCCCCGGTGAAGTCAGCGGACCCAGCGGGCTCCGCGGACTCGGCGAACCCAGCGGGCTCCGCGGACTCGGCGAACCCAGCGGGCTCCGCGGACTCGGCGGGCTCCGCGGACTCGGCGGACCACGGGGTGGATTCAGTGGACCCAGCGGACCCGATGCCGGTGATCGACGCGATGGCGTTCGACTCCACGGATCCGGAGCGGCTCGCACGTTTCTGGCAAGCCCTCCTGGGCGGCGACCTCCACCCCGAACACGACGAGGTGATCGAACTCCACGGCGCAGCAGTACGCCTCGACTTCGCCCGAGTCCCCGAAGGCAAACAGACCCGCAAGAACCGCCTCCACCTGGACCTCTACATCCCCCCAACCTCCAAGGACAAGGCCATAGCAAAGGCCCTAACCCTGGGCGCCACCCGAGCCGACGACATCTACGACGGCGACCTCTGGCAAGTAATGCGAGACCCCGAAGGCAACGAATTCTGCTTCGTCTGGGGCGCCGGCAACCCGTAGCACGTACTGCAGGAAGCTCCGGATCACACAAGCTCGTGCACCCAACCCACGGTCTGAACCAGGCGCACGGACCGCCTGCACTCGCTCCTCCGAGGTGACACCACACCGGCCCACCCACCCGATGCGTCGCCCCGAACCCGTTCCCGTCGCCACCCCCAACCCCGCCCCCGCCCCCGCCACAGGGCACCGACCACTGGGCACGACCACTGGGCACGACCACCGGGCACAGACCTAGCGCCATCGACCGGACAGCCACATCAGCCGCCGGCATCGACCCCGACACCTTCCCGCGCCACTCTGCGCCCGGGCCGCCGGTGTCCTTGCCTGGCGCGCACCCGCCGAAGGCAGCAAAACCACCGCGAAGCGGTGCCCAACGGCCCGCCAACAACCCGCCGCGCCTCCCAACAACGCGCCGCGCCTCCGCCAACGCCGGTACCGTCGCCCGGCACTCGACGCGCACCCCGCCGAGTACGGGAACAAAGCAGCCGCCGCGCAGCGGCGTCCATTGGCGCAACGTGGAACCCGTAGCGCGTCCGCCGACGCCGGTGCCCGCACTCCCGGAGCCCGCCGCGCACCCCGCCGAAGGCGGCAACAACCAGCCACCACGAGGCGTCGACCGCTCGACACCAACACCCCCACCACCTGCACCAGCGCCGGTGCGCGCGCTCCCGGTGCTGGACGCACACTCCGTCGGATGCGGCAACAGACAGCCGCCGCGAAGCGGCGTCCGCTGGTGCACCGGCAACCTGTAATGCGTCCGCCCGTCGGTGCCTGCGCTCCCGGTGCCGGACGCGCACCCCGCCGAAGGCGGCAACAAACAGCCACCGCGCAGCGGTGACCGATCGACACCAACACCCGAAACACCTGCACCAGCGCCGGTGCCCGCGCTCTCGGGGCCGGACGCGCACCCGCCGGAGGCGGCAACAGACAGCCGCCGCGAAGCGGTGACCGCTCAGCGCCCGCACCCCCACAGCACCTGCACCAGCGCCAGTGCCAGTACTCCCGGGGCCGGACGCGCACCCGCCGAAGGCGGCAACAGACAGCCACCGCGAAGCGGCGACCGCTCAGCGCCCGCACCCCCACAACACCAGCACCAGCGCCAGTGCCCGCACTCCCGGGGCCGGACGCGCACCCCCCGGATGCGGTTACGAAACAGTTGCCGCGGAAGCGGTGTCCTTGGATTGACAGACAGTTCTCAGGTTTTCGCTGTAGGTTCCCTCCAGGTATTTCGGTGAGGAGGGTTACTGCATGTCCAAGAAGACCCACCAGCAGCAGCTGGCGGCGCGGAAGGCCAGGCGGCAGGCGGAGCGGGAGGCCGAGCGCCGGCGGCAGCGGCGGAATCTGGCGATTACCGTGTCCGCGGTCGTGGCCGTGGTGGCGGTCCTCGTCGGGGCCTTCGTGGTGTTCGGGACCGGCGGTGACGACACGCCGGCGGCGAGTACGGCGCCCCCGGAGAACAAGCCGGCCAGCATCCCGACAGCGGTCGGCCCGGCGCCGAAGCGCGCGACGCCGCTCGCAGCCGAGGTGAACTGCACCTACACGAAGTCCGCCGAGCCCGCGAGCAAGAAGGTGGATCCGCCGGCGAACGGCAAGACCAAGGCCTCCGGCACCTCGAAGGTCAGCCTGAACACCTCCGTCGGCGACCTGCAGCTCACCCTGGACAGCGCACTCGCCCCGTGCGCGGTGAAGAACTTCCTCAGCCTCGTCGGCCAGAAGTACTTCGACAACACGAAGTGCCACCGGCTGACGGTCGGCGCGGGCCTGCAGGTGCTGCAGTGCGGCGACCCGTCGGGATCCGGTTCCGGCGGCCCGGGTTACAGCTTCGCGGACGAGGTCTTCCCGACGCTGAAGTACAACCGCGGCACCCTCGCCATGGCGAACTCGGGCCCGAACACCAACGGCAGCCAGTTCTTCATCGTGTACGGCGACGCGTCCGGCCTCACCCCGCAGTACACCGCGTTCGGGACGATCGACGAGCCGAGCCTGAAGCTCGTCGACAAGGTCGCCGAGGCGGGCGTCACGCCGCAGAACGGCCCGCAGGACGGGGCCCCGATCACCCCGGTGGACATCAAGTCGGCGACCGCCGCCGCCTGACCCGCCACCACGAACAGCAGGCCCTCCTCGACCGAGGAGGGCCTGCTGTCGTCAAAGGCACTGTCAGGCGAGCAGCCGGTACTGCGACCGCGGCCAGGCGAGCAGTGCGTGGATCTGCGTGATGCCGGACTGCTGGAGCAGTTCGACCGGCCCCTCGCGGAACTTGTACAGGTTCGTCGCCGGGTCCCGGGTGGTGTTCCAGTTGTAGTCGGCGTACGCCTGCATGGCCTGCCGGTACCGCGGGTCCGGCACGACCGAATCCAGGATCAGCAGGTTCTTGAACCAGATCGAGTTGAACGCGGCGCCCTGCTTCGCCAGGATCTCCGGGGTGTTGTAGAACGCCAGCGACGCGTTCGCGACCGACTTCGCGTCGCGCAGGTACTGGGCGTCACCCGTTGCCTTGAACAACAGTACGCCGGCGCCGAGCATCACGCCCTGGTTGTAGCTCCACTGCGTCTTCTCGATGGTGCCGGCGAGGTCGATGTGGTCCCAGTACAGGCCGTTCGGCGCGAGCAGGCAGTTCTGGGTCCACTCGTACATCTTCTTCGCCCAGGTCAGGTACGTCTTGTCCCGGGTGAGCAGGTACAGGTGCGCACCGAGCTCGGCGCCCGGGCCGTTGGACACCGTGTTCCGGTCCTGGCTCCACGGCGCCTGGGTCCAGTAGACGCCGCCGGGGCACGGATGCGACGGGTCGGTGTCCCAGCCGTGCACGACGAGCGTGAAGATCTCCTTGGCGCGGGCGAGCGCGGCGCGGTCACCGGTCCGCTTGTACCGCTGG containing:
- a CDS encoding SMP-30/gluconolactonase/LRE family protein; its protein translation is MTGILEPLAGTAPAVWEKLDDRFAGIRGDSRLERLWTGGRWVEGPVYSAAGRYLLWSDIPNDRILRWDETSYQVSVFRQPAGNTNGHTRDTEGRLVSCEHGNRRVTRTEHHGGITVLADSYDGKRLNSPNDVVVKRDGSVWFTDPAYGIDSDYEGFKGAIETGGCHVYRVSPDGVLSRVADDFNRPNGLAFSLDESLLYITDSEEATIRVFTVDGDKLTGGELFAECGNGIFDGIRLDTEGRIWASAADGVHVYHSDGTLLGKLLVPETVSNLTWGGAKRNRLFLTATTSVYSLFTTVNGAPEAYGS
- a CDS encoding biotin carboxylase N-terminal domain-containing protein, which produces MSDSKQITKVLVANRGEIAVRVVRAAADAGLASVALYADQDRDALFVRLADEAYALDGSTPADSYLNIAKILDVAARSGADAVHPGYGFLAENAEFAQAVLDAGLIWIGPPPSAIDSLGDKVKARHIAEKVGAPQVPGTPDPVADASEVVAFAEQYGLPIAIKAAYGGGGRGMKVARTLEEVPELFESAVREATSAFGRGECFVERYLDKPRHVETQCLADAHGNVVVVSTRDCSLQRRYQKLVEEAPAPFLSAEQLDILYSSSKKILREAGYVGAGTCEFLVGQDGMISFLEVNTRLQVEHPVSEEVTGLDLVREMFRIAQGEELGYDDPAVSGHSIEFRINAEDGGRGFLPAPGTLTRWHAPSGPGVRVDGGYDQGETVPGAFDSLVAKLIVTGRDRTQALERSRRALKEFVVEGMPTVIPFHASVVSDPAFVGTDGFKVHTRWIETEYDNQLTPYEGPTAEAPAETEREKVTVEVGGKRLEVVLPAGLGGIASAGAAAGSAKKKPSRRAGGTKSSAASGDSLTSPMQGTIVKIAVEEGATVAEGDLIVVLEAMKMEQPLNAHKSGTITGLTAEVGATVTAGAAICEIKD
- a CDS encoding VOC family protein — translated: MDPADPMPVIDAMAFDSTDPERLARFWQALLGGDLHPEHDEVIELHGAAVRLDFARVPEGKQTRKNRLHLDLYIPPTSKDKAIAKALTLGATRADDIYDGDLWQVMRDPEGNEFCFVWGAGNP
- a CDS encoding peptidylprolyl isomerase translates to MSKKTHQQQLAARKARRQAEREAERRRQRRNLAITVSAVVAVVAVLVGAFVVFGTGGDDTPAASTAPPENKPASIPTAVGPAPKRATPLAAEVNCTYTKSAEPASKKVDPPANGKTKASGTSKVSLNTSVGDLQLTLDSALAPCAVKNFLSLVGQKYFDNTKCHRLTVGAGLQVLQCGDPSGSGSGGPGYSFADEVFPTLKYNRGTLAMANSGPNTNGSQFFIVYGDASGLTPQYTAFGTIDEPSLKLVDKVAEAGVTPQNGPQDGAPITPVDIKSATAAA
- a CDS encoding glycoside hydrolase family 76 protein — encoded protein: MLAVAVLGSLNMSTAGAADGAADGSAGTAGTDHTAAARARASYDAINKYFDAGKGLLLEEYPNTHANPYSYVWPYSQAAIAAENLAGVPGAGRPGAAEADRRLAAYEFYWNSETTPTGYDSYVRPPNGQGGDKFYDDNEWIGLHLIQRYKRTGDRAALARAKEIFTLVVHGWDTDPSHPCPGGVYWTQAPWSQDRNTVSNGPGAELGAHLYLLTRDKTYLTWAKKMYEWTQNCLLAPNGLYWDHIDLAGTIEKTQWSYNQGVMLGAGVLLFKATGDAQYLRDAKSVANASLAFYNTPEILAKQGAAFNSIWFKNLLILDSVVPDPRYRQAMQAYADYNWNTTRDPATNLYKFREGPVELLQQSGITQIHALLAWPRSQYRLLA